The Streptomyces luteogriseus genome includes a window with the following:
- a CDS encoding SpoIIE family protein phosphatase encodes MQGRVPEDLAFVVDARGAITVWSDGARRLLGHEPAELVGRPLDDLLAARLPESTRRHAAEGRRWAGEVALRHRDGNLVVVRLQGTPLLDGEGGRLWLVTGTVPVNPGVRDEHGAPPLWDLTLAQLPVPVAVYDRDARLVGANEIMTELMGRSEEEMKGLTLWEIEPNPPFDTYDRLQREVLRTGEMIFHEEHGKAPGEIRPHAWSMFMSPLKDEAGEVRGVSATVFDTTDQYWARRRLAVLNEASLRIGSTLDMTRTAEELAEVAVAGGFADFVTVDLLETVVLGDEPEPLPTGTPATVRRTAQRSVLEGCPESVVATGGTIGYPVGTLPLRVLSAERGARHRPGDPELMEWLRSSPARAQTVSRYMIHSVMMVPLRARGMTLGLVHFLRHRTPDAFSEDDLLLAEDIVARAAVSVDNARRFTRERHTALALQRSLLPERLPELAAMDIAYRYLPTGAGADIGGDWFDVIPLSGARVALVVGDVVGHGIHASATMGRLRTAVRTLADVDLAPDELLTQLDDLVIRLDREEGPEVRGEEEASGQVGATCLYAVYDPVSRRCTMARAGHPPPALVTSDGGVRFVDLPAGPPLGLGGLPFEAAEVRLEENSLLALYTDGLIEAPGHDIEVGIALLRQALSGPPVALEETCERVLRTLLTGGPADDDVVLMLARTAVLDAGKVRTWQLPPDPAAVARARKMAGEQLAEWGLTEAEFATELIVSELVTNALRYGGAPIELRLIRDSALICEVSDGSSTAPHLRRARVFDEGGRGLLLVAQLAERWGSRQTATGKTIWAEQPLPTGV; translated from the coding sequence GTGCAGGGACGCGTACCGGAGGACTTGGCGTTCGTCGTCGACGCCCGCGGAGCGATCACGGTGTGGAGCGACGGAGCCCGCCGTCTGCTCGGCCATGAACCCGCCGAGCTCGTGGGCCGGCCCCTCGACGACCTGCTCGCCGCCCGTCTCCCGGAGTCGACGCGACGGCACGCGGCCGAGGGCCGGCGGTGGGCCGGTGAGGTGGCACTGCGGCACCGCGACGGCAACCTGGTCGTGGTCCGGCTGCAGGGGACGCCGCTGCTGGACGGGGAGGGCGGCCGGCTCTGGCTCGTGACCGGCACCGTGCCGGTGAACCCGGGCGTGCGGGACGAGCACGGGGCCCCGCCCCTGTGGGACCTCACCCTCGCCCAGCTCCCCGTACCGGTGGCGGTCTACGACCGGGACGCCCGGCTGGTGGGCGCCAACGAGATCATGACCGAGCTGATGGGCAGGTCCGAGGAGGAGATGAAGGGCCTGACCCTGTGGGAGATCGAGCCGAACCCGCCCTTCGACACCTACGACCGCCTCCAGCGGGAGGTGCTGCGCACCGGCGAGATGATCTTCCACGAGGAGCACGGCAAAGCCCCGGGCGAGATCCGGCCGCACGCCTGGTCCATGTTCATGTCGCCGCTGAAGGACGAGGCCGGCGAGGTCCGGGGCGTGTCGGCCACGGTTTTCGACACCACGGATCAGTACTGGGCCCGGCGCCGGCTGGCGGTGCTCAACGAGGCCAGTCTGCGCATCGGGAGCACCTTGGACATGACCCGGACGGCCGAGGAGTTGGCGGAGGTGGCCGTCGCCGGGGGGTTCGCGGACTTCGTCACCGTGGATCTGCTGGAGACCGTCGTCCTGGGCGACGAGCCGGAACCACTGCCGACGGGCACGCCGGCCACGGTGCGGCGCACCGCGCAGCGGTCGGTGCTGGAGGGCTGCCCGGAGTCGGTGGTGGCCACGGGAGGCACGATCGGCTACCCGGTGGGGACGTTGCCCCTGCGGGTCCTGAGCGCCGAGCGGGGCGCCCGGCACCGGCCGGGGGATCCGGAGCTGATGGAGTGGCTCAGGTCCTCCCCCGCCCGCGCCCAGACCGTGTCCAGGTACATGATCCACTCGGTGATGATGGTGCCGCTGCGCGCCCGCGGCATGACCCTGGGCCTGGTGCACTTCCTGCGCCACCGGACCCCGGACGCGTTCAGCGAGGACGACCTGCTGCTCGCGGAGGACATCGTCGCCAGGGCCGCGGTGAGCGTGGACAACGCCCGCCGCTTCACCCGGGAGCGCCACACCGCCCTGGCGCTCCAGCGCAGCCTGCTGCCCGAGCGGCTTCCGGAACTGGCGGCGATGGACATCGCCTACCGCTATCTGCCCACCGGGGCCGGTGCGGACATCGGCGGCGACTGGTTCGACGTCATCCCGCTGTCCGGCGCCCGCGTGGCCCTGGTGGTGGGGGACGTGGTGGGCCACGGCATCCACGCGTCGGCCACGATGGGCCGGCTGCGGACCGCCGTGCGCACGCTCGCCGATGTCGATCTCGCCCCCGACGAGCTGCTCACCCAGCTGGACGACCTCGTCATCCGGCTCGACCGGGAGGAGGGCCCGGAGGTGCGCGGGGAGGAGGAGGCGTCGGGGCAGGTCGGCGCCACCTGCCTGTACGCCGTGTACGACCCGGTGTCCCGCCGCTGCACCATGGCCCGCGCCGGGCATCCGCCGCCCGCGCTGGTCACGTCCGACGGCGGCGTCCGGTTCGTGGACCTGCCGGCCGGTCCGCCGCTGGGCCTGGGCGGCCTGCCGTTCGAGGCCGCCGAGGTGCGGCTGGAGGAGAACAGCCTGCTGGCCCTCTACACCGACGGGCTGATCGAGGCTCCCGGCCACGACATCGAGGTCGGGATCGCCCTGCTGCGCCAGGCACTGAGCGGCCCCCCGGTGGCGCTGGAGGAGACCTGCGAGCGGGTGCTGCGCACGCTGCTGACCGGCGGACCCGCCGATGACGACGTGGTGCTGATGCTGGCCCGGACGGCGGTGCTCGACGCCGGCAAGGTCCGCACCTGGCAGCTGCCGCCGGACCCCGCGGCCGTGGCCCGGGCCCGCAAGATGGCGGGCGAGCAGCTGGCCGAATGGGGGCTGACGGAGGCGGAGTTCGCCACCGAACTGATCGTCAGCGAACTGGTCACCAACGCGCTGCGGTACGGCGGCGCCCCCATCGAGCTGCGCCTGATCCGCGACTCGGCCCTCATCTGCGAGGTGTCCGACGGCAGCAGCACCGCCCCGCACCTGCGCCGGGCCCGGGTCTTCGACGAGGGCGGACGGGGCCTGCTGCTCGTCGCCCAGCTCGCCGAGCGGTGGGGCAGCCGGCAGACGGCGACGGGCAAGACCATCTGGGCGGAACAGCCCCTGCCGACCGGGGTGTGA
- a CDS encoding LysE family translocator, producing MDTTTLAAFLAVDLLLVFTPGADWAYAITAGLRDRSVVPAVAGLVAGYAGYTLLAVAGLVVIVASSGTLLTALTMAGAGYLVWLGWGVLRQPATLTASEAEVGTQGSSRLRVMFRGIGISGLNPKALLLYFSLFPQFIDPAGAWPVAGQTGLLGSLHMTACAVVYLTVGVLARTVLRTRPSAARVVTRVSGAMMIVIGGFLLVERLAG from the coding sequence ATGGACACGACCACGCTGGCGGCCTTCCTGGCAGTGGATCTGCTGCTGGTGTTCACGCCCGGCGCGGACTGGGCCTACGCGATCACGGCGGGTCTGCGGGACCGGTCGGTCGTGCCGGCGGTCGCCGGGCTGGTGGCCGGATATGCCGGGTACACCCTGCTCGCGGTGGCGGGACTGGTGGTGATCGTGGCGAGCTCCGGAACGCTGCTCACCGCGCTGACCATGGCCGGGGCCGGCTACCTGGTGTGGCTCGGCTGGGGAGTGCTCCGGCAGCCGGCCACTCTGACGGCCTCCGAGGCGGAGGTGGGCACCCAGGGCTCCTCCCGCCTGCGGGTGATGTTCAGGGGCATCGGGATCAGCGGCCTGAACCCCAAGGCGCTGCTGCTCTACTTCTCCCTGTTCCCGCAGTTCATCGATCCCGCGGGGGCGTGGCCGGTCGCCGGCCAGACCGGTCTGCTCGGCTCGCTGCACATGACCGCCTGCGCCGTCGTCTACCTGACCGTCGGGGTTCTGGCCCGTACGGTCCTGAGGACCAGGCCCTCCGCGGCCCGGGTGGTGACCCGGGTCTCCGGTGCGATGATGATCGTCATCGGCGGGTTCCTGCTGGTGGAACGCCTGGCGGGTTGA
- a CDS encoding Lrp/AsnC family transcriptional regulator has protein sequence MDALDRKILTELQLDGRLTVTELAARVKLSVSPCHRRLRDLEREGAIRGYRAVVDPAAVGLNFEALVFVTLRWEDADTVSAFEEAVAAVPHVLQAQRLFGDPDYLLRVATTDLGAFQQLYDQQLARLPGVQRLNSTLVMKHIVDDRPLPE, from the coding sequence ATGGATGCCCTGGACCGGAAAATTCTTACCGAGCTGCAGCTGGACGGCCGTCTCACGGTCACCGAGCTGGCCGCACGCGTGAAGCTGAGCGTCTCGCCCTGTCACCGCAGGCTGCGTGATCTCGAACGCGAGGGTGCGATCCGCGGGTACCGCGCGGTGGTGGACCCGGCCGCCGTGGGCCTGAACTTCGAGGCCCTGGTCTTCGTGACCCTGCGCTGGGAGGACGCCGACACGGTCTCCGCGTTCGAAGAGGCCGTGGCCGCCGTCCCGCACGTGCTCCAGGCCCAGCGCCTGTTCGGCGACCCCGACTACCTGCTGCGCGTCGCCACCACCGACCTGGGCGCCTTCCAGCAGCTCTACGACCAGCAGCTGGCCCGGCTGCCCGGCGTGCAGCGCCTCAACTCCACCCTCGTCATGAAGCACATCGTCGACGACCGCCCGCTGCCCGAGTGA
- a CDS encoding phosphotransferase, translating into MEGFLTPDQISARSSRALTAAVAAGRELGLDVGDARVIYDVFSVVVHLAPSPVVVRVPTVLPSYADADSQAARQRQELDVVGWLADHGHPVIPPSPLVPREPVTRDGFSMTFWQFVELDQSAEPDYVRNAGLVADLHAALRAYPGELPFLSAAEPRFVTEGLAALEGRPDLLDPADLDRARREWEVLEPVVGSPAGFEAVFPGVGLQPIHGDAPAANIVSGPAGVLYSDFELTTLGPVEWDLAAFGGECEAAYDAAAGRLGLRRLDQDVLRVVNAVGMSRAVACLALAPRLPLLVDALKPAVEQWRTMPFAGGLAG; encoded by the coding sequence ATGGAAGGATTCTTGACACCTGATCAGATCTCCGCCCGCAGCTCCCGCGCCCTCACCGCCGCCGTCGCCGCCGGGCGGGAGCTGGGGCTCGACGTGGGGGACGCGAGGGTCATCTACGACGTGTTCTCGGTCGTGGTGCACCTGGCTCCGTCGCCCGTGGTGGTCAGGGTGCCGACCGTGCTGCCCTCGTACGCCGACGCCGACTCGCAGGCCGCCCGGCAGCGGCAGGAGCTGGACGTGGTGGGGTGGCTCGCGGATCACGGGCATCCGGTGATCCCGCCGAGTCCGCTCGTGCCCCGGGAGCCCGTGACGCGCGACGGGTTCTCGATGACGTTCTGGCAGTTCGTCGAGCTGGACCAGAGCGCCGAGCCCGACTATGTGCGCAACGCCGGCCTGGTCGCCGACCTGCACGCCGCGCTGCGCGCCTACCCGGGTGAGCTGCCGTTCCTGTCGGCGGCCGAACCGCGGTTCGTCACCGAGGGGCTCGCCGCGCTCGAAGGGCGCCCCGATCTTCTGGATCCGGCCGATCTCGACCGGGCGCGGCGCGAGTGGGAGGTGCTGGAGCCGGTCGTCGGTTCACCCGCGGGGTTCGAGGCCGTGTTCCCCGGCGTCGGGCTCCAGCCGATCCACGGGGACGCCCCGGCGGCCAACATCGTCTCCGGGCCGGCCGGCGTGCTGTACTCCGACTTCGAACTGACCACGCTCGGGCCGGTCGAATGGGATCTGGCTGCCTTCGGCGGCGAGTGCGAGGCCGCGTACGACGCCGCCGCCGGGCGCTTGGGGCTGCGGCGGCTGGACCAGGACGTGCTGCGGGTCGTCAACGCGGTGGGCATGTCCCGCGCGGTGGCCTGCCTCGCCCTCGCGCCGCGGCTGCCCCTGCTGGTGGACGCGCTGAAGCCGGCCGTCGAGCAGTGGCGGACGATGCCGTTCGCCGGAGGACTGGCGGGCTGA
- a CDS encoding alpha/beta fold hydrolase encodes MPYITVGQENSTAIDLYYEDHGSGQPVVLIHGFPLDGHSWERQSAVLLEAGHRVITYDRRGFGQSSQPTTGYDYDTFAADLNTVMETLDLRDAVLVGFSMGTGEVARYVARYGSARVAKVAFLASLEPCLLKSDDNPDGVAPKEFFDGVVAAVKADRYAYYTDFYKDFYNLDENLGTRISEEAVRHSWDVAAGGGFFAASAAPATWYTDFRADIPAIDVPALILHGTGDRILPVEGTARPFHKALPAADYVEIEGAPHGLLWTHAEEVNAALLAFLAK; translated from the coding sequence ATGCCGTACATCACCGTGGGCCAGGAGAACTCCACCGCCATCGACCTGTACTACGAGGACCACGGATCCGGGCAGCCGGTCGTCCTCATCCACGGCTTCCCGCTCGACGGGCACTCCTGGGAACGGCAGAGCGCCGTCCTGCTCGAGGCCGGCCACCGCGTGATCACCTATGACCGGCGTGGCTTCGGGCAGTCCTCCCAGCCGACCACCGGCTACGACTACGACACCTTCGCGGCCGACCTGAACACCGTGATGGAGACCCTCGACCTGCGGGACGCCGTCCTCGTCGGGTTCTCGATGGGCACCGGCGAGGTCGCCCGCTACGTGGCCCGGTACGGCTCGGCCCGCGTCGCCAAGGTCGCCTTCCTCGCCTCCCTGGAGCCCTGCCTGCTGAAGTCCGACGACAATCCGGACGGGGTCGCCCCGAAGGAGTTCTTCGACGGGGTCGTCGCCGCGGTGAAGGCCGACCGCTACGCCTACTACACCGACTTCTACAAGGACTTCTACAACCTCGACGAGAACCTCGGCACCCGGATCAGCGAGGAGGCCGTCCGCCACAGCTGGGACGTCGCCGCGGGCGGGGGCTTCTTCGCCGCGTCCGCCGCGCCCGCGACCTGGTACACCGACTTCCGCGCCGACATCCCCGCGATCGACGTGCCGGCCCTGATCCTGCACGGCACGGGCGACCGCATCCTGCCCGTCGAGGGGACCGCGCGACCGTTCCACAAGGCCCTGCCGGCGGCGGACTACGTGGAGATCGAGGGTGCCCCGCACGGTCTGCTCTGGACCCACGCGGAGGAGGTCAACGCGGCGCTGCTCGCCTTCCTGGCGAAGTGA
- a CDS encoding AraC-like ligand-binding domain-containing protein: MSVVLSTASLPAADRRERWHHAVSRTFIPLDVRLLEDDPSPGSIVSHRLGSLQVSQVQAGPQVVTRSRRLIARDGKQFLILTLQRRGSALKEQDGRQARIGPGDFSLSDSSRLFRKKVQDAFSFTSFHFPREDLRVRDEDLRALTATAFSGREGSAALVGTYFARLAREAGHLDALAGPQFAATALDLLALLINERSGRFTPQGPETAAATLVRVKDHILRHLADPGLAPPAIAAAHFMSVRYLHKLFQAEGVTVGEWIRTQRLERCRRDLLRSPALGHGVAAVARRWGFTSPSHFSRAFRAAYGMTPRAWQIDRLSGEGTGDGTGDRAGVGTRDTAERERPGGPARCP; the protein is encoded by the coding sequence GTGTCCGTCGTCCTTTCCACCGCGTCACTGCCGGCGGCCGACCGGAGGGAGCGCTGGCACCACGCGGTGTCCCGGACCTTCATCCCGCTCGACGTACGACTCCTGGAGGACGATCCGTCCCCCGGCAGCATCGTCAGCCACCGGCTGGGTTCCTTACAGGTCTCGCAGGTCCAGGCGGGCCCGCAGGTCGTGACGCGCAGCAGGCGGCTGATCGCCCGGGACGGCAAGCAGTTCCTCATCCTGACCCTGCAGCGACGGGGCAGCGCACTCAAGGAACAAGACGGCAGACAGGCCCGCATCGGGCCGGGCGACTTCTCCCTCTCCGACTCCTCGCGGCTGTTCCGGAAGAAGGTGCAGGACGCGTTCAGCTTCACCTCCTTCCACTTCCCCCGCGAGGATCTCCGGGTGCGCGACGAGGACCTGCGGGCGCTGACCGCCACGGCGTTCTCCGGCCGGGAGGGCAGCGCCGCCCTGGTGGGGACCTACTTCGCGCGCCTGGCACGTGAGGCGGGGCATCTCGACGCCCTGGCCGGTCCCCAGTTCGCCGCCACGGCGCTCGACCTGCTGGCGCTGCTGATCAACGAGCGGAGCGGCCGCTTCACCCCCCAGGGCCCGGAGACCGCCGCGGCCACCCTGGTGCGGGTCAAGGACCACATCCTGCGCCACCTCGCCGACCCCGGCCTGGCACCGCCCGCAATCGCCGCCGCGCACTTCATGTCGGTCCGCTACCTGCACAAGCTGTTCCAGGCGGAGGGCGTCACGGTCGGGGAGTGGATCCGGACGCAGCGGCTGGAGCGGTGCCGCCGGGATCTGCTGCGTTCCCCGGCCCTGGGGCACGGGGTGGCGGCCGTCGCCCGGCGCTGGGGATTCACGAGCCCCAGCCACTTCAGCCGTGCCTTCCGAGCGGCCTACGGGATGACGCCCCGCGCGTGGCAGATCGACAGACTGTCCGGCGAAGGGACGGGCGACGGGACGGGCGACAGGGCAGGCGTGGGGACAAGGGACACGGCGGAGCGGGAACGTCCCGGCGGACCGGCGCGTTGCCCATGA